Proteins encoded within one genomic window of Candidatus Zixiibacteriota bacterium:
- a CDS encoding peptidylprolyl isomerase, producing MFDALRKMILPIIIIVLVFFVAMIVLQWGMGMSSRSMYQAANVAGSVNGEEITWETYNRAYNTLIRAAMEENPDEDLPDSKIEEIRSSAWQQVLYDKILQQEVEKHNIIVTDQELYQYLSRTPPQDLISQPSFQTDGKFDYQKYMMALADPNMAGFWAQMDPIYRNEIKKLKAQELIIQAAHVSESEIREFFMADQERVKVGLINVAYARFSSPSPTSTDEEKRAFFDEHIDDYNLDDRSRLNIVMLEKEPAPLDWAEAEEQAKALRDSVMDGADFERIASEFSQDPSAATNKGDLGWFSRGEMVKDFSDRAFSLKDDEISEPVRTQYGWHIIKKLGSKTEKEVPRGKTEAENVEKVHCLHILVKAEASAETLQGLQSRLIEFATVAKDDGFLAAAEELSLPVKTTANFFKDKNIQFIGNDPVANAFAFEHEKGAISDVMENRNAFFVIEVADRIPAGPAKYEDAAKAVAQDIVLWKVSTLCRDTANAIWAEIEKGVDWKNAAKKYSEEYETPDPFKLGGYVKGLGRDPKAIGAAFSLKEPGQTLPPIDYDQGTVMMKLIERTNPDLSQYAGVRDSISNELMIQKQRELYARWFQIQIQNSAIVNNTERTNAPRDSYY from the coding sequence ATGTTTGATGCTCTACGCAAGATGATCTTACCGATTATCATCATCGTCCTCGTTTTCTTTGTGGCGATGATCGTGCTGCAATGGGGTATGGGAATGTCCTCCCGCAGTATGTATCAGGCGGCAAACGTAGCCGGCTCGGTCAACGGTGAAGAGATCACTTGGGAGACCTACAACCGCGCCTATAACACCCTTATCCGTGCGGCTATGGAAGAGAACCCGGACGAGGACCTGCCTGACAGTAAAATCGAGGAAATTCGCAGTAGCGCCTGGCAACAGGTGCTCTATGATAAGATCCTCCAACAGGAAGTTGAAAAACACAACATCATCGTCACCGACCAGGAACTATATCAGTATCTCAGTCGGACACCTCCGCAGGATCTGATATCGCAACCTTCGTTCCAAACCGACGGCAAGTTCGATTACCAGAAATACATGATGGCTCTTGCCGATCCCAACATGGCCGGCTTCTGGGCGCAGATGGATCCGATCTACCGTAACGAGATTAAAAAGCTCAAAGCTCAGGAATTGATTATTCAGGCGGCTCACGTCTCTGAATCGGAAATCCGTGAGTTCTTCATGGCTGATCAGGAACGAGTTAAAGTAGGCTTGATCAACGTCGCTTACGCCCGCTTCTCGAGTCCTTCTCCGACCAGCACCGACGAGGAAAAACGTGCGTTTTTCGACGAACACATCGATGACTACAATCTCGATGATCGTTCTCGTTTGAACATCGTTATGCTCGAAAAGGAGCCGGCGCCTCTCGACTGGGCCGAGGCTGAAGAACAAGCCAAAGCTCTTCGTGACAGCGTTATGGACGGCGCTGATTTCGAACGCATTGCCTCGGAGTTCTCGCAGGATCCTTCCGCCGCCACCAATAAAGGTGATCTGGGCTGGTTTTCCCGTGGCGAGATGGTCAAGGACTTTTCTGATAGAGCCTTCTCGTTGAAGGATGATGAGATTTCCGAACCGGTACGCACTCAATACGGCTGGCACATTATCAAGAAGCTCGGTTCCAAGACCGAAAAAGAAGTCCCGCGCGGCAAGACTGAAGCTGAAAACGTTGAAAAGGTTCACTGCCTGCATATCCTCGTCAAGGCGGAAGCATCGGCAGAAACACTCCAGGGCCTTCAGTCACGTTTGATCGAATTCGCTACGGTCGCCAAGGACGATGGATTCCTCGCCGCGGCTGAGGAACTAAGTCTTCCCGTTAAAACCACCGCCAATTTCTTCAAGGACAAGAACATTCAGTTCATTGGCAACGACCCGGTGGCCAACGCCTTCGCTTTCGAGCATGAGAAAGGTGCGATTTCCGACGTGATGGAAAATCGCAATGCATTCTTCGTTATCGAAGTTGCCGATCGAATTCCGGCTGGTCCGGCTAAATATGAAGATGCGGCCAAAGCCGTTGCCCAGGATATCGTCCTTTGGAAAGTCTCCACCCTTTGTCGCGACACGGCTAACGCTATATGGGCAGAGATAGAAAAAGGTGTCGACTGGAAAAACGCCGCCAAGAAATATAGTGAGGAATACGAAACACCGGATCCGTTCAAACTCGGCGGATATGTTAAAGGATTAGGACGTGACCCCAAGGCTATCGGCGCCGCTTTCAGCCTCAAGGAGCCAGGTCAGACTCTTCCTCCAATCGACTATGATCAGGGTACGGTCATGATGAAACTCATCGAGCGGACCAATCCCGATCTGAGTCAGTATGCCGGTGTTCGCGATTCTATCAGCAACGAATTGATGATTCAGAAACAGAGAGAACTATACGCTCGCTGGTTCCAGATTCAGATTCAGAATTCGGCGATCGTCAACAACACCGAGCGCACCAACGCTCCCCGTGACAGCTATTACTAG